The genomic interval CGGCTGTGTATTCCGGCAGGGACCACCTACCAGCACTGCGATATTGGCAGTATGAGCTTTGATCGTATCGATGGCAGCGTATGATTGCTGGATAAAATCTTCAAACTCCAGGAAGTCCCTGGGTGGATAACCACACACACACAGCTCAGAGAATACTACCAGGTCAGCGCCCTGCGCCTCAGCGGCTTTAATTCCTTCCAGGATCTTCTGTGTATTTAATTCGAAATTGCCGATATGATAGTTCTGTTGAGCGAGTATAATTTTCATCTACAAACGTCTTTTAAAAGAATAATCCCAGATTTAATGCAAAGCTATTCATATTTACCTTGCCATCCTCCCATTTTCCATTCCGGGTCACATCAATGAACCCGTTCCGGTAGCTGAGGCCCGCCATAGCGGTCAGCCTGTCGCCCAGCGGATATTCAACACCGGCGCCGATCAGCATACCCATATTGATGGGTGTAATGGTCCTTAATATGTTCACTTTGTCGTCGTTTGCCTGCAGGCTGATAATATCCGCCCTGCCTCGTACAGGGAAGCTCAGATAGGTTCCGAACTGTCCCCAGAGCCCCAGTCCATTGTCTGTGTCTGTTTTTAGTTTCAGTGCGAAGGGCACCTCTACATACGTGAGTTTCAGCTTATATTCTGCCGGGATCTGTTTATAATCTTCCAGTCCCTTATTGGCTTCATATTTCAATGTACTCCCTGTGGTCGACACCTGTAAACCGGAGGCGATGGCATAACGCCCGCTTTCGTCCAGCAGAAAGTCTGCCATAATGCCAAAGCTGACGCCGGCGCGGGAAGCATTGCGGTCCACACCTGATTCCTGGGGTTGCAGCCAGACAACTGTAGGGTCCAGTTTAAAACCCAGCCGCACCCTGTTTTCCTGCATAAAGTTGCGCTGAGCTTTCAATGCGGCTGCATTTAGTAACAAAAACATGATGAATATTCCTTTCCTCATATAATTTTATCTTTTTTTTAATACAAGCTATATAATATTTTTACCTATTCGTAGTTAGATATTAAGTATGCAAAATTACATTAATAAATTAGCTGGTAACACTCAGTGGCTATTGTCCGCACTCATCTTTATATGTTGTGTCTCTGCCTGTAAGCACAAAAACGTGCCAGATGTGAGCCATATTGCTGTGAATGTGCAAATTGACCGTTTTGACCAGGCACTGTTTAAGCTGGATACCAACAATATCCAGCCTGGGCTCCAACAACTGGCAAAGGCATATCCTAACTTTCTGCCTGCCTACATTGAGCATATTATGAATTTCGGGCCTTATGCCGACACCAGCAAAATGGTACTGTTGCAGACCCGCATGCTGGTTGGCAACAGCGATTACCGGATGTTACAGGATTCCATTAATGCACATTTCCCTAAGCTGGACGCCCTGGAAAAGGAGCTGGCCCAGAGCTTCCGCTACATCAGATACTACATACCTAAGTTCCCGCTTCCACAGAAAATAGTCGCTTTCAGTTCGGTGATCAGTAATTACGGCGCTGTGACTGTTGATTCGGTGCTGGGTATCGGGCTGGATATGTACCTCGGCAAGGACTTCCCGATATATTCCATGCTGCCTGACTATCCGATGTATATGATCCGTAAATTCTCTCCTGAATATATTACCACCAACTGTATCCAGGTACTGGCGCAACAAGCCTACCCGGGGGCTGAGGCAGGCGAACAGCTGATCAATCAGCTGGTGAGCGCCGGCAAGCAACAGTACTTTCTCGAGCAGGTGTTACCTGAAACCGAAGATAGCATCCGCCTGGGATATACGAAAGCGCAGATGGAATGGTGTAACGACAGTGAACTCATGATATGGCAATATTTCGTACAACAGAACCTGTTGTATAAATCAGACTGGCAGAGCAATATGCATTTCATGAATGATGGGCCTTCTACACAGGGTATGCCGGAAGGATCGCCAGGCAGGATCGGAGCATTTGTGGGTTGGAAGATCGTAAAAGAGTATATGAAACATCATCCTGAGGTAACACTGCAACAGTTGATGGAGAACAAGAATGCAATGCAGATTTTTTCGCAGTCGAAGTACAGGCCGAATTAGATGTTATAGTAACTGCATTTTCTCCAGGACGTAAATACGCAGCCAATTAGGAATATCCTGATCATGTATCAACATTTTATCCCTTTCAAATTCTGCAATTAAGCGATAGCTTAAACGGGAATTATCTATCAGAAAAGTACGATAAGTGTAAGGAATGACGCTTGACAGTAAATCGAGAGATCTTGAATATCTTTCAATGATCTTGTCTTCATCTACATTATGCCCTCCTTTCCTTACCCTTTCTTTTACCCTGTCAATATTTATCTGAACAGAATCTGTCGCAATAAAATACAGGTAGTTTCTATATCCTGCGTCCAGGGCTTGTTTAAGAATCTCTAATTTGGAAACATGAGACATCACCGTTTCGAACGAGAACGAATGTCCCGCAGAAATCAACTGTTGTCTCAAAAACTCAGCGATCAATGCGGCTTCATATGCATGTGTACTCTTCCCGGTGGTAATTACATTATTCTGAAGTTTGAGATCAACCTGATATCCATCTTTTTCAGATTTTTCTCTCAAAGAGGATGTGGATAGATACTCTTCGAAAGCAGTGGTACGGATATTTAACTGGTAGTCGCCCAGATTTATAAATCCTTTCTCGCTACATGCTTTCTGAATGTCATCTGCATTCAGGTAGAATCCAGAATAGAAGTTCTTTTTGATATCGTAGATAATAGTGCTTTTGCCAGATCCATTCGGTCCTGCAAAAATACGCATGCGCTTAGTGGAACTTGACATGTAAAACGGCGCCTTTCTTAAACCCTGAAGAGATATCAGCAGTAATGATCTGCTCTATTTTTTCGATGTGCCCGTCGGCGTATTCTCTGACAACCCATCCATCTTTCTCATAAGTGATGGGTAACTGTAATGCTCTGTTCTCATTAATGGCATTTATAGCAGCTCTTTCGCCGATTTTCTCAAGCAGACTTGTGTCGACACCATCTTCAATAGCACTTAAGTCAGAAAAACTTCCGTGCTCAATCGCTGACCAATAGTCAGTACCGCTTTCATCATTTTCTTTAAATGGGATTTCAGACATATTAAGCTATTATACTTTAAAATTAAGCAATTAACACCATACTACGCATTCACTGGTTTTCCTCCCAGCACATCCACCACTGTTTCTCCCGGCAATATCCTGAACACAGGAATATTCAATGCATACCTGTTACACAACTGCCTGATCGCACTATCGATCTGTTCTGCAGCATATCGTGAGGAAAAATGTCCCAATATCAGTTGTTCAATATTACTTCCGCTCACCATTTCTATCACTTCATCCAGTCTGCTGTGCTTATTCTTGTGTGCATATACTTTGATCTCTTCTTCCCTTTCGAGGAAAGTCGCCTCATGAATAAGGATCTTAGTATCATTCCATTGTGTAAGATCTTCCACCGGCGTATCACCGGAATAGCTGAGTATATTCGTCCGCACCTCCATAGTGGTAGCTTCTTTTCCTTGTTCCAGTCCTATTCTGCGGATCTCCTCTCCCGACAGTCCGGCTAACTCAGGTCTGAGTTTACGCTTTGTCTGCATCACCTTAAAGCCGAGGCTCCTGATAATTTCCGGTGGTACCGGTACATGGCCGTTACGCACTGGTATCACTAAGATATCATCCTTTACACGGATCTCATCTCCCGGCGATACGGGCTCCCATAATGTTCCTACTGCATAAGGATCAAACTGCTGAAAGAAGGCCTGCATATAAGGAAAAGACCGGGAATCTTTCGGATAGTGAATAACGGGGTATCCTTCCCGGGCATTCAGCTGGTTGAATTGCAGCAATCCGGTAAGATGATCTCTGTCCGCATGTGAGATAAAGGCATGATTGATCTTCCTGCTTTTCTGCAGTAAAGAGGACATCACACCATCTCCTGCATCCAGCAAGAGTCCCAGCTCTTCAACGAAATACCAGGTAGAAAATAAAGCGGTAGAATAACCTGTGATCGTTAGTTCCATTGGACATTCTTCAAAATCAATAATAAGGCTGCTGAGAAATGTTCGCCAACCGTCTGTCGCAGACCAGCGGCCATCACAACAGGCATACAAGCGTAGCTGGTCCATTTTACAAAACAGCCCATGGCTCCGTTGGAGGCACCTTACTTCAACAAATAAAGGGTAAAAAAGTAAATCAATTTAGCTTAAAAGGGACAATCATCTGAAATTCGGGGATCTTGACCTCGAACAGCTTTTTGTTGAGCTGATTTTCCATCTGGTAAGTACCGTACATTTTACCGATCTCTGTACGCAGATTGGAACCCGAGACATATTGATAGCTTTCAGATGGGGCGAGCAGCGGCTGTACACCTACTACGCCTTCTCCTTCCACTTCACGATGCGTACCGTTTGAGTCTATAATGTACCAGTGACGGCGGAGGAGCTTGATTGGGAAAGTATTGTTATTCTCGATGGTGATACGGTAGGCGAACATAAACTCACTACCAATCGGATTTGAATAGTCCGGCTGATAAAATGTCTCCACGCTAATGGTAATTCCGTCTGTTACTTTTTTTACCATAAAACACCTCCGTTTAACGTAAAAATAAGCAAAATATATCCAGTAGTACTAAAAATTATATGATGGTGCAGACTTTAACTTTTCGTTTAGAAGTA from Chitinophaga filiformis carries:
- a CDS encoding porin family protein, coding for MRKGIFIMFLLLNAAALKAQRNFMQENRVRLGFKLDPTVVWLQPQESGVDRNASRAGVSFGIMADFLLDESGRYAIASGLQVSTTGSTLKYEANKGLEDYKQIPAEYKLKLTYVEVPFALKLKTDTDNGLGLWGQFGTYLSFPVRGRADIISLQANDDKVNILRTITPINMGMLIGAGVEYPLGDRLTAMAGLSYRNGFIDVTRNGKWEDGKVNMNSFALNLGLFF
- a CDS encoding zeta toxin family protein, producing MSSSTKRMRIFAGPNGSGKSTIIYDIKKNFYSGFYLNADDIQKACSEKGFINLGDYQLNIRTTAFEEYLSTSSLREKSEKDGYQVDLKLQNNVITTGKSTHAYEAALIAEFLRQQLISAGHSFSFETVMSHVSKLEILKQALDAGYRNYLYFIATDSVQINIDRVKERVRKGGHNVDEDKIIERYSRSLDLLSSVIPYTYRTFLIDNSRLSYRLIAEFERDKMLIHDQDIPNWLRIYVLEKMQLL
- a CDS encoding MBL fold metallo-hydrolase, which produces MELTITGYSTALFSTWYFVEELGLLLDAGDGVMSSLLQKSRKINHAFISHADRDHLTGLLQFNQLNAREGYPVIHYPKDSRSFPYMQAFFQQFDPYAVGTLWEPVSPGDEIRVKDDILVIPVRNGHVPVPPEIIRSLGFKVMQTKRKLRPELAGLSGEEIRRIGLEQGKEATTMEVRTNILSYSGDTPVEDLTQWNDTKILIHEATFLEREEEIKVYAHKNKHSRLDEVIEMVSGSNIEQLILGHFSSRYAAEQIDSAIRQLCNRYALNIPVFRILPGETVVDVLGGKPVNA
- the apaG gene encoding Co2+/Mg2+ efflux protein ApaG — translated: MVKKVTDGITISVETFYQPDYSNPIGSEFMFAYRITIENNNTFPIKLLRRHWYIIDSNGTHREVEGEGVVGVQPLLAPSESYQYVSGSNLRTEIGKMYGTYQMENQLNKKLFEVKIPEFQMIVPFKLN